The following proteins are co-located in the Malus sylvestris chromosome 13, drMalSylv7.2, whole genome shotgun sequence genome:
- the LOC126597465 gene encoding uncharacterized protein LOC126597465: MKLRFFAHQMVPWCFQLMGSHHVSRTQLRSKDKARPIGTIKLIKSDGLVLVYHQPIHVSEVTSEFPKHQVCRSDSFYIGQKIPALSEDDQLQLGHKYFLLPQQFFQSVLSFVTIASFSNTKDSSRNAFLRKAASCEPFDIQKTPSGCLRIRVSDEFISQLLEEKKLNEEEDTAATEAKSRVCTTAQLQKDYTQLVGSRLWKPRLEPIREVREKRRKLSSFGMRRSCKKKSQPNSSKASQKQKSSSANGSSKAKIKIKSSRK; encoded by the coding sequence ATGAAGTTGCGGTTCTTCGCACACCAAATGGTGCCGTGGTGCTTCCAATTAATGGGCAGCCACCACGTATCTCGCACGCAGCTCCGTTCCAAAGACAAAGCCCGCCCGATCGGCACCATCAAGCTCATCAAATCGGACGGGCTTGTGTTGGTCTACCACCAACCAATCCACGTTTCGGAAGTCACGTCGGAGTTTCCGAAACACCAAGTGTGCCGGTCCGATTCTTTTTACATCGGGCAGAAGATCCCGGCACTGTCGGAGGACGACCAGCTCCAGCTCGGCCACAAGTACTTTCTCCTCCCCCAGCAGTTTTTCCAATCCGTGCTTTCGTTCGTCACCATTGCTTCCTTCAGCAACACCAAAGACTCGTCCAGAAACGCGTTTCTTAGAAAGGCCGCGAGCTGCGAGCCGTTCGATATACAGAAAACGCCTTCTGGGTGTTTGAGAATACGCGTTTCGGATGAGTTTATATCGCAGCTGCTGGAGGAAAAAAAGCTCAATGAGGAAGAGGACACGGCGGCGACGGAAGCCAAGAGCAGGGTCTGCACAACGGCTCAGCTGCAGAAGGACTACACGCAGCTTGTTGGGTCGCGGCTGTGGAAGCCGAGGCTCGAGCCCATCAGAGAGGTTCGGGAGAAGAGAAGAAAGCTTTCTTCTTTTGGGATGAGAAGATCTTGCAAGAAGAAATCTCAGCCGAATTCATCCAAAGCTTCTCAGAAGCAAAAGAGTAGTTCTGCTAATGGTTCTTCCAAAGCCAAGATCAAGATTAAATCATCAAGAAAATGA